From Deltaproteobacteria bacterium, the proteins below share one genomic window:
- a CDS encoding RNA-directed DNA polymerase: protein MAGITVDHFKRAAADIGLHGDNDTLPFDIDNRFVNENQNELAILAYTYFCELEKGSPKDATKAINALQIFSERLLVPTGAAGFRITTKIHPFWNIYINGMGVAIADKHEAQRSPTAHSYRYVVDGDGLFDRSRSWRAYRQCTISPEYWQGDDAVVIQTDISSFYEHIYHHRLESCLEDLFPSGSTVASQIDRFLSKFASGRSFGLPVGGQCARILAEVLMSAIDNILTDEGIIWHRYVDDFTIMTRSQEEAYRALAVLSNALADYGLSLNRTKTIMLKAKPVVSDTFHSKNSWLWSSG from the coding sequence ATGGCGGGAATTACTGTCGACCACTTCAAGCGGGCCGCCGCGGACATCGGGTTGCACGGGGACAACGACACACTCCCGTTCGATATTGACAATAGATTTGTTAACGAAAACCAAAATGAACTAGCGATTCTGGCATACACCTATTTTTGCGAGCTTGAGAAGGGTTCTCCCAAGGACGCGACAAAGGCCATCAACGCTCTGCAGATTTTCTCCGAACGACTTCTGGTTCCAACTGGGGCCGCCGGTTTTCGCATTACAACGAAGATACACCCATTCTGGAATATCTACATCAACGGAATGGGTGTCGCGATAGCCGACAAACACGAAGCCCAGCGGAGCCCCACCGCGCATTCATATCGATATGTAGTTGACGGAGATGGGTTGTTTGATCGCAGCAGATCATGGAGAGCATACCGTCAATGCACTATTTCGCCCGAGTACTGGCAAGGCGACGACGCCGTCGTAATTCAAACAGACATTTCGAGTTTTTATGAGCACATTTATCACCATAGACTGGAGAGTTGCCTCGAGGACCTGTTCCCGTCCGGCTCTACGGTGGCGAGCCAGATCGATCGTTTTCTGAGCAAGTTTGCATCCGGTCGATCATTCGGCCTTCCCGTAGGTGGTCAATGTGCTCGGATTCTGGCTGAGGTACTGATGTCAGCTATCGATAACATACTTACCGACGAGGGTATCATTTGGCATCGTTACGTTGACGACTTCACCATCATGACTCGATCCCAGGAAGAGGCGTACCGAGCATTGGCAGTCCTTTCGAATGCCCTGGCAGACTATGGCCTGTCGTTGAACAGGACCAAGACAATCATGTTAAAGGCGAAGCCAGTAGTGTCCGACACATTTCATAGCAAAAACAGTTGGTTATGGTCGTCGGGG